The following are from one region of the Colias croceus chromosome 4, ilColCroc2.1 genome:
- the LOC123691029 gene encoding uncharacterized protein LOC123691029, translated as MHRSKGDMASPKCLFLFIALHIAFSHAGPLGPLPNVTSMDLGLKEGSCALGDVVYMSGDEFPGASACERCACSGGEVQCEKQRCEPRPGCKAVHRPDHCCPTYQCECEQEGRVYGNGEKLVDPQDPCRVCYCQGGEVVCRRIACFVRDDCQPRLVPGRCCPEYDNCPLRGVTSVHGMTPSVSSTPAVEVNISADSLPIEPTVPKITIKEITPVSEIPVVTDVKIKEILPSPHNMDVAEYSSSKSPLIPREVTSEKTTGDLKTESPLNESSVSKPSLEDNTNEKGSDSPPSRISFSTQDSLNSEIYPSNVPNLILMGGPSQPISLSPLTTKAPMIEEEDPSLFDHNPAFPPIPDDLTVVGNHDDEIIQEQNLDNEHVSMHDVMTLNDKILTEAPIIKESPTTTLFVTNGMPISTENVSEQELTSASISTKNDLSSTESSTSKENSMINLRSVLPTQILNIPSFISDETTDDMESTTDVPTTESAEDLKPTDEAQISSDKGAAILGEEVDGQNSYKEPRADMVTPQTTENVLESKGSVILTTDISSENQPSSLLIETSDQNPHEVTDNSSDDKLSSSTANPLNVDLSSDSIPKMELGSDTSLENMETTEFILTSFGSQESATDAVELIKIVPDNEKSAAIVEPPRARKNNVLNDLINLVGDVALISDHTDSPDAHHGSSSTTISDSEELIPVNAGYKSKNNNWNLNSITEVPFKSKSQPSVNKQKNVEIEDEESDSITDSPPPNDKVEPTTKRPIIDNVSDNSPQNNNGTIDKKDFEIITKSYVPTINKHPTKVVMENSNDQPSSDVETSASADKAPSSNDDKAVPGDTTLDEQAETSSPADEETTEQTLDTSSVAP; from the exons ATCGAAAGGCGACATGGCGTCGCCGAAGTGCTTGTTCCTCTTCATTGCTCTACATATCGCTTTCAGTCATGCAG GTCCTCTGGGCCCATTGCCGAATGTGACGAGCATGGATTTGGGATTAAAAGAAG GCAGTTGCGCACTAGGTGATGTGGTCTACATGTCCGGGGACGAGTTCCCCGGGGCCAGCGCTTGCGAGCGCTGCGCGTGCTCCGGCGGGGAGGTGCAGTGTGAGAAGCAGCGCTGTGAGCCGCGGCCTGGGTGTAAAGCTGTGCACCGGCCGGACCACTGTTGTCCGACTTATCAGTGTg AATGTGAGCAAGAGGGTCGTGTATATGGCAATGGTGAGAAGCTAGTAGACCCGCAGGACCCTTGCCGCGTGTGTTACTGCCAGGGCGGCGAGGTGGTCTGTCGCCGCATCGCGTGCTTCGTGCGGGACGACTGCCAGCCGCGCCTCGTGCCTGGCAGGTGCTGCCCGGAGTATGATAACTGCCCGCTTAGAG GAGTTACATCGGTTCATGGCATGACACCATCTGTATCTAGCACACCTGCTGTGGAGGTCAACATCAGTGCTGATTCCTTGCCAATCGAGCCCACGGTTCCAAAGATCACGATCAAAGAAATTACACCCGTTTCGGAAATACCTGTCGTTACTGATGTTAAGATTAAGGAAATCTTACCCTCACCTCATAATATGGACGTCGCTGAATATTCATCATCGAAATCTCCACTTATTCCACGCGAAGTAACATCTGAAAAGACAACTGGTGATCTCAAAACGGAATCACCTTTGAACGAATCTTCAGTTTCTAAACCATCATTGGAAGATAATACTAACGAAAAAGGCAGTGATTCACCGCCTTCAAGAATAAGCTTTTCCACACAAGACTCATTAAACAGCGAAATATATCCTTCAAATGTACCAAATTTGATATTGATGGGTGGCCCATCGCAACCTATATCTCTTAGTCCGCTGACAACAAAAGCTCCTATGATTGAAGAGGAGGATCCATCGCTATTCGATCATAATCCAGCATTTCCACCGATACCCGACGATCTTACTGTAGTCGGTAACCACGATGACGAAATTATACAAGAACAAAACTTAGACAACGAACACGTATCCATGCATGACGTCATGACATTGAATGACAAAATATTAACTGAAGCACCTATTATTAAAGAATCACCAACAACGACGTTATTTGTGACAAATGGGATGCCTATTTCTACGGAAAATGTATCTGAACAGGAATTGACATCAGCTAGTATTTCTACTAAAAATGATTTATCTAGCACGGAATCTTCTACATCGAAAGAAAATTCTATGATAAATCTAAGATCAGTTCTTCCTACTCAAATTCTTAATATTCCCTCCTTTATCTCAGATGAGACAACGGATGATATGGAGAGTACAACAGATGTTCCTACCACAGAGTCTGCTGAAGATTTAAAACCCACAGATGAGGCTCAAATATCATCGGATAAAGGTGCGGCAATATTGGGAGAGGAAGTGGATGGACAAAATAGTTATAAAGAACCGCGTGCAGATATGGTAACGCCACAGACAACTGAAAATGTGCTAGAATCAAAAGGGTCAGTAATATTAACCACTGATATTAGTTCAGAAAATCAACCTAGCTCTTTACTAATTGAAACAAGCGATCAAAATCCTCACGAAGTAACCGACAATAGCTCAGATGACAAATTATCGTCTTCTACAGCTAATCCATTAAATGTTGATTTATCGTCAGACTCGATACCTAAAATGGAACTCGGCAGCGACACCTCGCTTGAAAACATGGAGACAACGGAATTTATTCTCACCTCGTTTGGTTCCCAAGAGAGTGCCACGGATGCCGTCGAACTAATCAAAATAGTTCCCGATAACGAAAAAAGTGCGGCTATAGTTGAACCACCCCGGGCAAGGAAGAATAATGTGTTgaatgatttaattaatttagtcgGTGATGTGGCTTTAATTAGTGATCATACTGACTCACCCGACGCACATCACGGTTCAAGCTCTACCACGATTTCGGACTCTGAAGAATTGATTCCGGTAAACGCTGGTTacaaaagtaaaaacaataattggaACTTAAATTCCATTACAGAGGTTCCCTTCAAAAGCAAAAGCCAGCCCTCAGTTAACAAACAGAAGAACGTAGAGATCGAAGATGAAGAATCAGATAGCATAACTGACTCACCACCACCGAATGACAAAGTAGAACCGACAACTAAAAGACCCATTATAGATAACGTGTCTGACAATAGCCCGCAAAATAACAATGGGACTATTGACAAGAAAGACTTCGAAATAATTACCAAATCTTATGTTccaacaataaataaacatccTACGAAAGTAGTTATGGAAAACAGCAATGATCAACCAAGTTCTGACGTCGAAACATCCGCAAGTGCAGACAAGGCTCCATCGTCCAATGACGACAAAGCTGTACCAGGCGACACGACATTGGATGAACAAGCGGAGACGTCTTCGCCCGCAGACGAGGAGACAACAGAACAGACCTTAGATACTTCGAGTGTTGCTCCATGA